In the Hordeum vulgare subsp. vulgare chromosome 7H, MorexV3_pseudomolecules_assembly, whole genome shotgun sequence genome, one interval contains:
- the LOC123411575 gene encoding uncharacterized protein LOC123411575, giving the protein MVRKRKELLSSAPWRTGEPEEDDEASRMSREGKVTVTSNPGETPTMNMPRSKRPDLDLAVDDFEEDEIDPELRYSFQRNSRFLRRVFTVDTLVKPLPPVMAYSVSRNVNFFFKIFTQFWDEEGIANAQKSLGLGSEDSSRRFR; this is encoded by the exons atggtgaggaagaggaaggagctGCTGTCGTCGGCGCCATGGCGGACGGGGGAaccggaggaggacgacgaggcgtCCAGGATGAGCCGCGAGGGGAAGGTCACCGTCACCAGCAACCCAGGGGAGACCCCCACCATGAACATGCCACGCAGCAAGCGCCCGGACCTCGACCTCGCCGTCGACGACTTCGAGGAGGACGAGATCGACCCCGAGCTGCGCTACTCCTTCCAGCGCAACAGTAGG TTTCTGCGGAGAGTTTTCACCGTGGACACACTTGTCAAGCCTCTTCCTCCCGTGATGGCATACAGTGTCTCCCGCAATGTGAACTTTTTCTTCAAAATATTCACACAGTTTTGGG ACGAAGAGGGAATCGCCAATGCACAGAAATCCCTTGGACTGGGAAGTGAGGATAGCTCCCGGCGGTTTCGCTGA
- the LOC123411149 gene encoding succinate dehydrogenase subunit 6, mitochondrial, translating to MGIGEHFEGVKQHWARNFAFLDYFKKVYGRDQPLPKWSDADVEEFIASDPVYGPQLKALRESRKFALGGALAGAAHLGGVAFKYSKSPHGVVLATGFGALTGAVLGSEVAEHWYELYKMDKQGANLRFIYWWEDKVAGQKN from the exons atggggaTCGGCGAGCACTTTGAGGGCGTGAAGCAGCACTGGGCGCGCAACTTCGCCTTCCTCGACTACTTCAAGAAGGTCTACGGCCgcgatcagcccctccccaagtgGTCCGACGCCGACGTCGAAGAGTTCATCGCCTCCGACCCCGTCTACGGCCCCCAG CTCAAGGCACTGAGGGAGTCCAGGAAGTTCGCGCTCGGCGGGGCCCTGGCCGGCGCCGCGCACCTCGGCGGCGTTGCCTTCAAGTACTCCAAGAGCCCGCACG GTGTCGTGCTGGCGACCGGGTTCGGAGCGCTCACTGGCGCCGTGCTCGGATCGGAGGTGGCCGAGCACTGGTACGAGCTCTACAAGATGGACAAGCAGGGGGCCAACCTCAGGTTCATCTACTGGTGGGAGGACAAGGTCGCAG GCCAGAAGAACTGA
- the LOC123409312 gene encoding MADS-box transcription factor 26 isoform X2, which produces MARGKVQLRRIENPVHRQVTFCKRRAGLLKKARELSVLCDADIGIIIFSAHGKLYDLATTGTMDGLIERYKSASGEGMTADGCGDQRVDPKQEAMVLKQEIDLLQKGLRYIYGNRANEHMNVDELNALERYLEIWMFNIRSAKMQIMIQEIQALKSKEGMLKAANEILQEKIVEQHGLIDVGMTIADQQNGHFSTVPLIEEITNPLTILSGYSTCRGSEMGYSF; this is translated from the exons ATGGCGAGAGGCAAGGTCCAGCTCCGCCGCATCGAGAACCCCGTCCACCGGCAGGTCACCTTCTGCAAGCGCCGCGCGGGCCTCCTCAAGAAGGCTAGGGAGCTCTCGGTCCTCTGCGACGCCGACATCGGCATCATCATCTTCTCCGCGCACGGCAAGCTCTACGACCTCGCCACCACCGG aaccATGGATGGGCTGATCGAGAGGTACAAGAGTGCCAGTGGAGAAGGCATGACCGCCGATGGCTGCGGCGATCAGAGAGTG gacccAAAGCAGGAGGCAATGGTGCTGAAGCAAGAAATAGACCTGCTGCAGAAGGGACTGAG GTACATTTACGGGAACAGGGCAAATGAACACATGAATGTTGACGAGCTGAATGCCCTGGAGAGGTACTTGGAGATATGGATGTTCAACATCCGCTCCGCAAAG ATGCAGATAATGATTCAAGAGATCCAGGCACTAAAGAGCAAG GAAGGCATGTTGAAAGCTGCCAACGAAATTCTCCAGGAAAAG ATAGTAGAACAGCATGGACTGATCGACGTAGGCATGACTATAGCAGATCAGCAGAATGGGCATTTTAGTACAGTCCCACTGATAGAGGAGATCACTAACCCACTGACTATACTGAGTGGCTATTCTACTTGTAGGGGCTCAGAGATGGGCTATTCCTTCTGA
- the LOC123409312 gene encoding MADS-box transcription factor 26 isoform X1 has protein sequence MARGKVQLRRIENPVHRQVTFCKRRAGLLKKARELSVLCDADIGIIIFSAHGKLYDLATTGTMDGLIERYKSASGEGMTADGCGDQRVDPKQEAMVLKQEIDLLQKGLRYIYGNRANEHMNVDELNALERYLEIWMFNIRSAKMQIMIQEIQALKSKEGMLKAANEILQEKVPIIVEQHGLIDVGMTIADQQNGHFSTVPLIEEITNPLTILSGYSTCRGSEMGYSF, from the exons ATGGCGAGAGGCAAGGTCCAGCTCCGCCGCATCGAGAACCCCGTCCACCGGCAGGTCACCTTCTGCAAGCGCCGCGCGGGCCTCCTCAAGAAGGCTAGGGAGCTCTCGGTCCTCTGCGACGCCGACATCGGCATCATCATCTTCTCCGCGCACGGCAAGCTCTACGACCTCGCCACCACCGG aaccATGGATGGGCTGATCGAGAGGTACAAGAGTGCCAGTGGAGAAGGCATGACCGCCGATGGCTGCGGCGATCAGAGAGTG gacccAAAGCAGGAGGCAATGGTGCTGAAGCAAGAAATAGACCTGCTGCAGAAGGGACTGAG GTACATTTACGGGAACAGGGCAAATGAACACATGAATGTTGACGAGCTGAATGCCCTGGAGAGGTACTTGGAGATATGGATGTTCAACATCCGCTCCGCAAAG ATGCAGATAATGATTCAAGAGATCCAGGCACTAAAGAGCAAG GAAGGCATGTTGAAAGCTGCCAACGAAATTCTCCAGGAAAAGGTACCGATT ATAGTAGAACAGCATGGACTGATCGACGTAGGCATGACTATAGCAGATCAGCAGAATGGGCATTTTAGTACAGTCCCACTGATAGAGGAGATCACTAACCCACTGACTATACTGAGTGGCTATTCTACTTGTAGGGGCTCAGAGATGGGCTATTCCTTCTGA